From the genome of Acidobacteriota bacterium:
ATGTTGTAGCGCGGTGCAGTTCCAATCGCGGTTCCAGCCAGTGTTTGGGTTGGAACTTTCCATTCCAGGGTGATTGCCGACTGGTTAAAGACGCTGGTTAACCCGGTGGGTTGCAAGGCAATTGCAGCGGCGGGTTCAACAAAAGCAAAGTTCGAGAGCGCGCCTTGTCGGTTCCGCGTGTCCGTATATCGAATGGCGTAGCGAAAGCGCTGGTTTTGCCAGTTTTGATCAGATGGGTCAAGTCGGTCCTCAAACACGACAAAGGCACCGTCTGAAGCCGCCAGTTGCTCGCCGGTCAGGTATCCCACCAGTTGGGCCTGCTCCAGGAAAATTTCTTCGCGTAAAAATCGCTGGGTTTTCGGCTCGTCAAGCAACCGGTAAATATCAACCCGTGAAACTCCCGAGGTCTGCGGATTTTTGAGATTCGGACGCGGCCAGCGAACCAGCAATCGGTTTCCTCGTTGAATCACTTCGACGAGTTGTGTGTTTTCCATTGACCGCGAAGGCGGCGCCACCGGGTCACCAACGCGACCACAGCCTGTCAGAACACAAAACCACCCCAGCCAGAGAGCAAGTAAGATTTTTGAGCGCATGAAGTACTGAGAATATCAGCTTGTAGTCAGTAGTCAGTAGTCAGTAGTTCACTAAGTCTATTTTATTGAATTACTTGACTATTTTCTAATGCGAGGGTTCTTTTCCAAAATGGTATACAGAGCGAAGGAGCTTCAGGGCTGATGATCAGCCTGGGTTCGGTCACCCCTTCAATTTCTTGTCTTTCGCTCCTTATGCTAAAGAATATACCGACTTAAATCCTCGTTCTGGACGATTCCGGCCAGCATTTCGGTGACGTAGGCACTGTTGATCACCTGGTGCTTTTCTTCGAGGTCCGGAGCGTTAAAGGAAATATC
Proteins encoded in this window:
- a CDS encoding fibronectin type III domain-containing protein, with the protein product MRSKILLALWLGWFCVLTGCGRVGDPVAPPSRSMENTQLVEVIQRGNRLLVRWPRPNLKNPQTSGVSRVDIYRLLDEPKTQRFLREEIFLEQAQLVGYLTGEQLAASDGAFVVFEDRLDPSDQNWQNQRFRYAIRYTDTRNRQGALSNFAFVEPAAAIALQPTGLTSVFNQSAITLEWKVPTQTLAGTAIGTAPRYNIYRRGPKGEFSRRALNTTPLTEARFQDTQFQFENTYVYTVRTVTEVGGVLTESEDAEITTVSPKDTFAPVAPQNVTGAAAAGVTSLFWPSNSESDLKGYLVYRAENSESPTWQRLTPNPISTTTFRDLSAEVGKVYLYRLTAVDVFANESPASEIVTVEVVR